A single genomic interval of Nostoc commune NIES-4072 harbors:
- a CDS encoding glycosyltransferase family 39 protein, producing MSITNNLSSKKFKLSILDLKNILVIIFIWSATVILVNPLGNFPLNDDWAYGWSVKTLLETGNFQLSDWTATNLLPQVFWGALFCLPFGFSFTALRFSTLTLGLIGVITTYDLLREANSSPKYSLVGALIVALNPLYFVLSNSFMSDVPSFTFAILALYFLIRGLKRNSHFEILIGIVVAFVSILNRQSNLIILPAFGFAYLLKKGLNSRNIVKAFFPTLVGIALYLSYSKWLQLTERIPILYNFQAKQLLKSFSSGFLEIISIYSENLLIFSIYLGLFLFPLLIVKFPIQYHKLSFTKKRISLFTIFIIVAAGIVYCLAAKKQMPLVGNVINPFGLVYEEAFLLKPISITIINIIWKNITIVGLIGSALLFQYFSIAFFKLVNQKQNIEVEKKWLLVLTLFTIFMYFLPIGVLKKIYWFDRYLIFLLPLLMMLVSITTKNGSKKRIASWAVSTSLIMLLLYGGFTISATHDYLSWNRVRWQAVHDLMQEFQVSPNQINGGFEFNGWYFGNRLEKCNPKYQKSPRDSSGNWADFTCLWGGNNYKYTISLVPQIGYKVEKTYSYRKWLLWSKENLYLLRQNTNA from the coding sequence ATGAGTATTACTAATAATTTAAGTAGCAAAAAGTTCAAACTTTCAATCCTCGATCTAAAGAATATTTTAGTAATAATTTTTATATGGAGTGCCACAGTAATTCTGGTAAATCCTCTAGGAAATTTTCCCTTAAATGATGATTGGGCTTATGGGTGGAGCGTCAAAACATTATTAGAAACAGGAAATTTTCAACTTTCAGACTGGACTGCTACAAATCTTTTACCCCAGGTGTTTTGGGGAGCGCTTTTTTGTCTACCTTTTGGCTTCTCATTCACTGCACTTCGATTTTCAACTTTGACTTTAGGATTAATTGGTGTCATTACAACTTATGATTTATTGAGAGAGGCTAATTCTAGCCCTAAATATTCTCTGGTTGGAGCGCTTATAGTCGCACTTAATCCTTTATATTTTGTACTTTCTAACTCATTCATGAGTGATGTGCCTTCTTTTACATTTGCTATTTTAGCTTTGTATTTTTTAATACGAGGTCTTAAACGAAATTCTCACTTTGAAATTTTAATTGGTATAGTAGTTGCTTTTGTATCTATCCTTAATCGCCAGTCTAATCTAATAATTCTTCCAGCATTTGGTTTTGCATACTTGCTAAAAAAAGGTTTAAATAGCCGAAACATTGTTAAGGCTTTTTTTCCAACTTTAGTAGGTATAGCTTTGTATCTATCTTACTCTAAATGGTTACAGCTTACTGAACGCATACCTATCCTATATAATTTTCAGGCTAAACAATTACTAAAATCTTTTTCAAGTGGTTTTCTGGAGATAATTTCGATATACTCTGAAAACCTACTTATATTTTCAATATATTTAGGATTATTTTTGTTCCCTTTATTGATAGTTAAGTTTCCTATTCAATACCACAAATTATCTTTTACTAAAAAAAGGATTAGCTTATTTACTATTTTTATAATAGTGGCAGCAGGAATAGTATATTGTTTAGCTGCAAAGAAGCAAATGCCTTTAGTAGGTAATGTCATAAATCCTTTTGGTTTAGTTTATGAAGAAGCATTTTTATTAAAACCTATTTCTATAACTATTATTAATATAATTTGGAAAAATATTACAATAGTAGGCTTGATTGGTTCTGCTTTATTATTTCAGTATTTTTCAATTGCTTTTTTTAAGCTAGTTAATCAGAAACAAAATATAGAGGTAGAGAAAAAGTGGTTGCTCGTATTAACTCTTTTTACTATTTTTATGTATTTCTTACCAATTGGAGTGTTAAAAAAAATCTATTGGTTTGATCGCTATCTCATTTTTTTATTACCCTTGTTAATGATGCTTGTCTCAATTACAACGAAAAACGGTAGTAAAAAGAGGATTGCTTCTTGGGCAGTATCTACATCCTTAATTATGCTTTTGTTGTATGGAGGGTTTACTATTAGTGCAACTCATGACTATCTTTCGTGGAATCGGGTTAGGTGGCAAGCCGTCCATGATTTAATGCAAGAATTTCAAGTATCTCCCAATCAAATCAACGGTGGGTTTGAATTTAACGGCTGGTATTTCGGGAACAGGCTGGAAAAATGCAACCCTAAATATCAAAAAAGTCCAAGAGACAGCAGTGGCAACTGGGCTGACTTCACTTGCCTTTGGGGTGGTAATAATTACAAATATACTATTTCTTTAGTACCTCAAATTGGATATAAAGTAGAAAAAACATATTCTTATAGAAAATGGCTACTTTGGAGTAAGGAAAACCTTTATCTTTTGCGCCAAAATACAAATGCTTAA
- a CDS encoding glycosyltransferase family 2 protein: MSKQHQYRASISSVPKNTLQPLWSVMIPTYNCANYLRETLSSVLAQDPGADVMQIEVVDDHSTKDDPEAVVRELAGNRVSFYRQPQNVGHTKNFNTCLQRSRGKLIHILHGDDCVRQWFYVKMQQAFNDKPEVGAAFCRHIFINEQSHWQFISELLQPKSGLLNNWLEDIIVKQYIQTPSIVVRREVYESLGGFDSRFKFYYEDWEMWVRIATQYAVWYEVEPLAAYRLRSASNSGHSIRTGENMQDVRKGIEIVQSYLPNYLSHAIVNKLLNQNREHSALCALNTAQQMLSIGDVETVTNQIQEALKCSHSFTIIKLAVKLFLKKTVRQILKPVNTLIES, from the coding sequence ATGAGTAAGCAACACCAGTATAGAGCTAGTATTTCATCGGTGCCAAAAAATACTCTACAACCTTTGTGGTCAGTTATGATTCCCACATATAACTGTGCAAATTATCTGCGTGAAACCCTGAGTAGTGTATTAGCGCAAGATCCAGGGGCAGATGTCATGCAGATAGAGGTAGTTGATGATCACTCTACTAAAGATGATCCTGAAGCTGTTGTTAGAGAACTAGCAGGCAATCGGGTTAGTTTTTATCGACAGCCTCAAAATGTAGGTCATACAAAAAATTTTAATACTTGTTTGCAGCGATCACGTGGAAAATTGATCCATATACTACACGGCGATGATTGCGTGCGACAATGGTTCTACGTCAAAATGCAGCAGGCATTTAATGACAAACCAGAAGTAGGTGCTGCCTTCTGTCGTCATATTTTTATAAATGAACAGAGTCATTGGCAATTTATCTCTGAATTATTGCAGCCTAAAAGTGGACTATTGAATAATTGGTTAGAGGATATTATTGTCAAACAATACATCCAAACACCTTCAATTGTAGTACGACGTGAAGTATACGAAAGTTTAGGAGGATTTGATTCTCGTTTCAAGTTTTATTATGAAGATTGGGAAATGTGGGTAAGAATAGCTACTCAATATGCAGTGTGGTATGAAGTTGAACCACTAGCAGCATATCGATTACGTTCAGCTTCCAATAGTGGACACAGTATACGTACTGGTGAAAATATGCAAGATGTACGTAAAGGAATTGAGATTGTTCAATCTTACCTTCCTAATTATCTATCTCATGCTATTGTAAACAAGCTATTAAATCAAAATAGAGAGCATTCTGCACTTTGCGCTCTGAATACTGCACAACAAATGCTTTCTATTGGTGACGTAGAAACTGTCACTAATCAAATTCAAGAAGCGCTTAAATGTAGCCACTCTTTCACAATCATAAAGCTTGCTGTTAAACTTTTTCTGAAAAAGACAGTACGTCAAATTTTAAAGCCAGTTAACACGCTCATTGAGAGCTAA
- a CDS encoding hemolytic protein HlpA-like protein, translated as MSLSTPVGFLIFNRPDLTEQVFAAIAQAKPQKLFVIADGPRFPEEEEKCQQARSIINKIDWKCDLITDFSDVNLGCGRREATGFDWVFSQVEEAIFLEDDTLPVPSFFSFCEAMLERYRHDERIMHINGDNSVNQDRTEYSYYFSKYMHGWGWASWRRAWQHYDYRMKTWPEFKKQGLVKLIFENLYEQKYWTSIFDQMYDDPQIIDTWDYQWTYACWSQGGLVIEPNKNLISNLGFNRLDAAHTVNDDPRSKLPINDIWEIKHPPFIVRHKEADMHSFDQIFGGQEMREQDKPFVKIRRRLSSIKRKLTFQA; from the coding sequence ATGTCACTATCAACTCCTGTAGGCTTCCTCATATTTAACCGACCCGATTTAACCGAACAAGTATTTGCAGCTATTGCCCAAGCTAAACCTCAGAAGCTATTTGTCATAGCTGATGGGCCACGCTTTCCTGAAGAAGAAGAAAAGTGTCAGCAGGCTAGGTCAATTATTAATAAAATAGATTGGAAATGCGATCTTATAACTGATTTTTCTGATGTAAACTTAGGATGTGGTCGTCGGGAAGCTACTGGATTTGATTGGGTTTTTTCTCAAGTGGAAGAAGCAATATTTTTAGAGGACGATACATTACCAGTACCATCTTTTTTTAGTTTTTGTGAAGCAATGCTGGAGCGTTATCGACATGATGAAAGAATAATGCATATTAATGGTGATAATTCTGTTAATCAGGATAGAACCGAATATAGCTACTACTTTTCAAAATATATGCATGGGTGGGGCTGGGCTTCTTGGCGAAGAGCATGGCAACATTATGATTACAGAATGAAAACTTGGCCCGAGTTTAAAAAACAAGGCTTAGTTAAACTCATTTTTGAAAATTTATATGAGCAAAAATATTGGACAAGCATATTCGATCAAATGTATGATGACCCACAAATAATAGATACATGGGATTATCAATGGACGTATGCTTGTTGGTCGCAAGGGGGATTAGTCATTGAACCAAACAAAAACTTGATTTCTAATCTTGGCTTTAATCGTTTAGATGCTGCCCATACAGTAAATGACGATCCACGATCTAAATTACCAATAAATGATATCTGGGAAATCAAGCATCCTCCATTTATAGTCAGACATAAAGAGGCAGATATGCACAGCTTTGACCAAATTTTTGGAGGTCAAGAAATGCGAGAGCAGGATAAACCGTTTGTAAAAATCCGTCGGCGCTTGTCTTCAATTAAAAGAAAGCTAACTTTCCAGGCTTGA
- a CDS encoding ABC transporter ATP-binding protein, with product MSESFITVDNLGKKYIIGHQQQEGYTVLRDVIANGAKGLLKPFLNRKSHIQNSQEEFWALKDVSFEIKQGDRVGIIGRNGAGKSTLLKILSRITEPTKGSIKIKGRVASLLEVGTGFHPELTGRENIYLNGAILGLSKVDIKRKFDEIVAFAEVEKFLDTPVKRYSSGMYVRLAFAVAAHLEPEILIVDEVLAVGDALFQKKCLGKMQNVASEGRTVIFVSHQMATISNLCSSCIILQSGELAFYGKTESAIRRYLDTGNQHQQEVKINLQAFRPSWAKPLITSARILDLNGHEQTTFPLGAGLIIEMTFNTYVLTKLKAPVMGVVINHATFGTVGGVNTRMTGFETDETAGTAATMQCILKESCLLQGNYYVDVWLGDGSTDVDTLTGYLSFRIEETDVYGTGRTPFANMGVIFLDPVWNICTINY from the coding sequence ATGTCTGAAAGTTTTATTACAGTTGATAATCTAGGCAAAAAATACATTATTGGGCATCAGCAGCAAGAAGGCTACACTGTACTACGCGATGTAATTGCCAATGGTGCTAAAGGTTTACTTAAACCGTTCCTAAATAGAAAATCCCACATCCAAAATTCCCAAGAAGAGTTTTGGGCGTTAAAAGATGTTTCATTTGAGATTAAGCAGGGTGACAGAGTTGGGATTATTGGGCGAAATGGTGCAGGTAAATCTACGCTTTTGAAAATTCTTAGCCGGATTACTGAACCCACCAAAGGAAGCATCAAAATTAAGGGGAGGGTTGCTAGTTTGTTGGAGGTGGGTACGGGATTTCATCCAGAGTTAACAGGTAGAGAAAATATCTACCTTAATGGTGCAATTCTAGGGTTGAGCAAAGTAGATATTAAGCGTAAGTTTGATGAAATTGTAGCCTTTGCAGAGGTAGAAAAATTTTTAGATACGCCCGTTAAGCGGTATTCATCGGGGATGTACGTGCGGTTAGCGTTTGCAGTGGCGGCGCATTTAGAACCAGAAATTTTGATTGTAGATGAAGTATTAGCAGTTGGAGATGCTCTGTTTCAGAAAAAATGCCTGGGTAAAATGCAAAATGTTGCATCTGAAGGAAGGACAGTGATTTTCGTCAGTCATCAAATGGCTACGATTAGTAATTTGTGTTCTTCTTGCATAATTCTGCAAAGTGGTGAGTTAGCTTTTTATGGAAAAACTGAATCCGCTATTAGGCGATATTTAGACACTGGTAATCAACATCAGCAGGAAGTTAAAATTAATTTACAAGCCTTCCGCCCTTCTTGGGCGAAACCTTTAATTACTTCTGCACGAATTTTAGATTTGAATGGTCACGAACAGACAACTTTTCCTTTAGGAGCAGGGTTAATTATTGAAATGACCTTCAATACGTATGTTTTGACTAAACTCAAGGCTCCTGTAATGGGTGTTGTGATAAATCATGCAACCTTTGGAACGGTTGGGGGAGTCAACACTAGGATGACAGGATTTGAGACTGATGAGACAGCAGGTACTGCTGCAACAATGCAATGTATTCTAAAAGAAAGTTGCTTGCTACAAGGAAATTATTATGTAGATGTTTGGTTAGGCGATGGTTCTACTGATGTTGATACTTTAACAGGTTATTTAAGCTTTCGTATTGAGGAGACAGACGTTTATGGAACTGGTCGTACTCCGTTTGCTAATATGGGAGTTATTTTTCTTGATCCTGTTTGGAATATTTGCACTATTAATTATTAA
- a CDS encoding ABC transporter permease — MNKQELIIEAGRTEKQYWKDLWKYRELFYFLAWRDILVRYKQTAIGIAWALIRPFLTMVVFTVVFGQLAKLPSQGAPYPILVFSAMLPWQFFANSLSECSNSLIGNANLISKVYFPRLIVPTSAVVVSFVDFLVSGMILLGLMAWYNFVPSWRILTLPVFIAIACAASLGAGLWFASLNVKYRDFRYIVPFIVQFGLYISPVGFSSSVVPAKWQLLYSLNPIVGVIDGFRWAILGGDSKLSLPGFLLSFTVVFLLLFSGIWYFRKTERTFADVI; from the coding sequence ATGAATAAACAAGAACTAATCATTGAAGCAGGTCGTACTGAAAAGCAGTACTGGAAAGACTTATGGAAATATAGAGAATTATTTTATTTTCTTGCTTGGCGTGATATTCTGGTGCGGTATAAGCAAACAGCGATTGGTATTGCTTGGGCACTGATTCGTCCGTTTTTGACGATGGTGGTTTTTACAGTTGTATTTGGACAATTGGCAAAGTTGCCTTCACAAGGTGCGCCTTATCCGATTCTGGTGTTCTCAGCAATGTTACCTTGGCAATTCTTTGCAAATTCACTTTCTGAGTGCAGTAATAGTTTGATTGGCAATGCCAATTTAATCTCAAAGGTATATTTTCCTCGCTTGATTGTACCCACAAGCGCAGTAGTAGTCAGCTTTGTAGATTTCCTGGTTTCGGGGATGATTTTACTAGGGCTGATGGCTTGGTATAACTTTGTCCCCAGTTGGCGAATTTTGACACTACCAGTGTTTATTGCTATTGCCTGCGCTGCTTCATTGGGGGCGGGGTTGTGGTTTGCTTCTTTAAATGTCAAATATCGTGACTTCCGTTATATTGTGCCGTTTATTGTGCAGTTCGGTCTCTATATCTCGCCTGTGGGATTTAGCAGTAGCGTTGTTCCAGCAAAATGGCAATTGCTATACTCTTTAAACCCAATAGTAGGAGTGATTGATGGCTTCCGATGGGCAATTTTGGGAGGCGATTCAAAGTTATCTTTGCCGGGTTTTTTACTATCTTTTACAGTAGTGTTTTTATTATTGTTCAGTGGTATTTGGTATTTTCGCAAGACAGAACGGACATTTGCAGATGTAATTTAA
- a CDS encoding methyltransferase domain-containing protein encodes MSKSHNLKNDFYKKEFYDAIKSYSLESAEVIVPLILDIILCRSIVDIGCGDGTWLKVFHDNGVKDILGIDGSYVDENILVIPKSNFISCDLENPGKLENKFDIAISLEVAEHLPIQCASLFIDYLTSLSDVIVFSAAIPGQGGENHINEQWPEYWSKEFSSKGYIVFDYLRKKVWNNEKVAAWYRQNLLLFIKQSYYEKQPFLQEILKPYEVTDFSLLSIVHPEIFSIKIDMLKSMTISLDINNYKRQTFLKKIKTIMS; translated from the coding sequence ATGAGTAAATCCCATAATCTTAAAAATGATTTTTATAAAAAAGAATTTTATGATGCAATTAAATCCTATTCTCTTGAATCTGCTGAAGTAATTGTTCCTTTAATTTTAGATATCATACTTTGTAGAAGTATAGTTGATATTGGTTGTGGAGACGGTACTTGGTTAAAGGTATTCCATGACAATGGTGTAAAAGATATATTAGGTATTGATGGTAGCTATGTAGATGAAAACATTTTGGTAATTCCTAAATCTAATTTTATTTCTTGCGATTTAGAAAATCCTGGGAAATTAGAAAATAAGTTTGATATAGCTATATCTTTAGAAGTAGCAGAACATTTACCAATTCAATGTGCTAGCTTATTTATTGATTATTTAACATCTCTTAGTGATGTAATTGTATTTTCTGCGGCTATACCTGGTCAAGGTGGTGAGAACCATATTAATGAACAATGGCCAGAATACTGGTCGAAAGAATTTAGTAGCAAAGGTTATATAGTTTTTGATTACCTTAGAAAAAAAGTGTGGAATAACGAAAAAGTAGCTGCTTGGTACAGACAAAACCTATTATTGTTTATCAAGCAAAGTTACTATGAAAAACAACCATTCCTACAGGAAATACTCAAGCCATATGAAGTTACAGATTTTTCTTTACTATCTATTGTGCATCCAGAAATTTTCTCCATAAAAATTGATATGCTCAAATCAATGACCATTTCGTTAGATATAAATAATTATAAAAGACAAACATTTTTGAAAAAAATAAAAACTATTATGAGCTAG
- a CDS encoding glycosyltransferase family 4 protein: MNVLQINYSDIEGGAAIAGYRLHEGLLAKGINSRLLVGVVKTDSDRVAAISRGYRLENQLYRFTVRLGFNYINLFSSFDIPKHHFYKEADILNFHNLHNNYFNYLAIPSLMKSKPAVFTLHDMWSFTGHCSYSYDCERWKIGCGKCPYLDTYPTINRDSTSLEWKLKNWVYSRSHLAIVTPSKWLTEQAKQSMLNRFPIQHIPYGIDTEAYQPLDSEQCRSLLGIPINKRVLLFGAQSLQDSRKGSDLLLKALHHLPEYLKAETVLLTLGEGGETITKTLGIQTLNLGYISSDRLKSIAFSAADLFVFPTRTDNLPLVLQESMACGTPMVSFKIGGVPDLVRPGITGYLAEPEDALDFCSGIVKLLEDKELRDRMSENCRTIVLKEYSLELQAQRYIELYQQVLSQKCWN, from the coding sequence ATGAATGTTCTACAGATCAATTATTCAGATATTGAAGGTGGAGCAGCTATAGCAGGTTATCGCCTACATGAAGGTTTGCTAGCTAAAGGTATAAATTCCCGATTGTTGGTGGGAGTTGTTAAAACAGATAGCGATCGCGTAGCGGCTATTTCTCGTGGATACCGTCTTGAAAATCAACTGTATCGCTTCACCGTGCGTTTAGGATTTAACTATATTAACCTGTTTAGTAGCTTTGATATTCCCAAGCATCACTTCTATAAAGAGGCGGATATCCTTAACTTTCACAACCTTCATAATAATTACTTTAACTACTTAGCAATTCCCTCATTAATGAAAAGTAAACCTGCTGTATTTACGCTTCATGATATGTGGAGCTTTACTGGTCATTGTAGTTATAGTTATGACTGTGAACGCTGGAAAATTGGTTGTGGTAAATGTCCTTATCTGGATACCTATCCAACTATCAACAGGGATAGTACTAGTCTGGAGTGGAAACTAAAAAACTGGGTTTATAGCCGCTCTCATCTGGCTATCGTCACTCCTAGCAAGTGGCTAACAGAACAAGCCAAACAGAGTATGCTTAATCGCTTTCCAATTCAGCATATTCCTTATGGAATTGATACAGAAGCTTATCAACCTCTTGATAGCGAGCAGTGTCGTTCCTTACTAGGTATTCCAATTAACAAAAGAGTTCTCTTATTTGGGGCGCAAAGTTTGCAAGACTCTCGTAAGGGTAGCGATCTGTTGCTGAAAGCGTTACACCATCTACCTGAGTATCTCAAAGCTGAGACAGTACTGCTGACATTAGGAGAAGGTGGCGAAACAATCACAAAAACCTTGGGAATACAAACTCTAAACTTAGGTTATATTAGCAGCGATCGCTTAAAATCTATTGCCTTTTCTGCTGCGGATTTATTTGTTTTTCCTACTCGTACTGATAACCTACCTTTAGTTTTACAAGAGAGCATGGCTTGTGGTACACCAATGGTTTCTTTTAAAATTGGTGGTGTTCCTGACTTGGTAAGACCTGGTATTACAGGTTATTTGGCTGAACCTGAAGATGCGTTAGATTTTTGCAGTGGTATTGTCAAATTATTAGAGGATAAAGAATTACGCGATCGCATGAGTGAAAATTGTCGAACGATTGTCCTCAAGGAATATTCCTTGGAACTGCAAGCACAACGATACATTGAATTATACCAACAGGTTTTGTCACAGAAATGTTGGAATTAG
- a CDS encoding glycosyltransferase family 2 protein: protein MNINTTLTLKDLPSPPESKTGWPWTEQTEPLSKIMLNGCEWPRISIVTPSYNQGQFIEETIRSVLLQGYPNLEYIIIDGGSVDNTIDIIRKYEQWISYWVSEPDRGQTDAIQKGFERCTGVIWNWLNSDDLLEVNALQAIAKANLQEPLSTVYSGKLNIFDNSNPSLTYLHIERFQKISDLICVWEKWGNPQPVTYMSCSACHLVGGLDVSLKYTMDYELYLRLALLPNFKVKLIDNTLAKFRLHSDSKTVSQQIAFKSEIAQVFDKFANQHPAIMPKGWRSSRSRFQFHLVLDQLSSHYSHKIPLTEFIQQSFSLLPHIWNYRFFWAYLFSYLKSLQILPKAS, encoded by the coding sequence ATGAATATTAATACTACTTTGACATTAAAAGATTTACCCTCACCACCGGAAAGCAAAACAGGCTGGCCTTGGACAGAACAGACAGAACCATTGTCAAAGATAATGCTAAACGGTTGTGAATGGCCACGTATTAGTATTGTGACACCTAGTTATAACCAAGGGCAATTTATTGAGGAAACAATACGTTCAGTTCTTCTGCAAGGATATCCCAATCTAGAATACATTATTATCGATGGAGGCAGTGTAGATAACACAATTGATATAATTCGTAAATATGAACAGTGGATTTCCTATTGGGTTAGTGAGCCAGATCGGGGGCAAACAGATGCTATTCAAAAGGGTTTTGAGCGTTGTACTGGTGTGATTTGGAACTGGCTTAATTCAGATGATTTGTTAGAGGTGAATGCCTTACAGGCAATTGCTAAAGCAAATTTACAAGAACCCTTATCAACAGTTTATAGTGGAAAGTTAAATATATTTGATAATTCAAATCCATCGCTTACATATTTGCATATCGAACGGTTTCAAAAAATATCTGATTTAATTTGTGTCTGGGAAAAATGGGGAAACCCGCAACCAGTTACATATATGTCATGTTCTGCCTGCCATCTAGTTGGCGGACTTGATGTTTCATTAAAGTATACGATGGACTATGAGTTGTATTTAAGATTAGCTCTATTGCCAAATTTTAAAGTCAAGCTTATAGATAATACGCTAGCTAAATTTAGATTGCATTCAGACTCTAAAACAGTTAGTCAGCAGATTGCTTTCAAGTCTGAAATTGCTCAAGTTTTTGATAAATTTGCTAATCAGCATCCAGCAATTATGCCTAAAGGCTGGCGTTCGTCTAGAAGCAGATTTCAATTTCATCTAGTTCTAGATCAACTAAGTAGTCACTACAGTCATAAGATTCCTTTAACCGAATTTATACAACAGTCTTTTTCTTTATTACCACACATTTGGAACTATCGGTTTTTTTGGGCTTATCTGTTTTCTTACTTAAAATCTCTGCAAATTTTACCTAAAGCCTCTTGA
- a CDS encoding glycosyltransferase family 4 protein, translated as MNILLTSPSSDESQTLKSTHSQLTIALMPCDGLFEDFFDTVGVSFDIFRTELTGGWMFNYIEALQLVGVQVVLIFISSHVSETWRFRHEPTGATVCILPDSILHRAFRYSTYRMGVAKKGVIKSLDSYLVLPLVLLASELKQQGVDAILFQDYENPSFDVCVLFGKLMQMPVFASFQGGCSQRSRFERPIRPFTLRASTGLIIGSKTEIQRVSDRYQLPSQKLMQIFNPMDVTTWHPMDRKQARKMLGISDHARVAISHGRIDIIHKGLDILLEAWKQICSELPNQELCLLLVGSGSDVQELDQCIASMQITNILWVNEYIRDRTLLWQYISAADVYVLSSRYEGFPVAPIEAMTCKLPVVATDVNGIRDIFNEGEASGGIIVPCEDATALAAALGRILDDTSLGHELGKRGRHRAEQAFSFEAIGKQMRNFIFKNEADK; from the coding sequence ATGAACATATTATTAACTAGCCCTAGTAGTGATGAAAGTCAGACTTTGAAAAGTACTCATTCACAATTAACAATCGCTCTGATGCCTTGTGATGGGCTATTTGAAGACTTTTTTGATACAGTTGGGGTTTCTTTTGACATCTTTCGTACAGAGCTAACGGGCGGTTGGATGTTTAACTATATCGAAGCTCTGCAACTTGTAGGCGTTCAGGTAGTATTAATATTTATTTCATCTCACGTTTCTGAAACATGGCGTTTTCGCCATGAACCCACGGGTGCGACCGTATGTATATTACCAGATTCAATACTTCACCGTGCTTTTCGCTACAGTACTTATAGGATGGGAGTAGCAAAGAAAGGAGTAATTAAAAGTCTAGATTCTTACCTAGTTTTGCCGTTAGTATTACTTGCTAGTGAACTAAAGCAACAAGGTGTTGATGCTATATTATTTCAAGATTATGAAAACCCTAGCTTCGATGTTTGCGTTCTGTTTGGAAAATTAATGCAGATGCCTGTTTTTGCAAGTTTCCAAGGAGGTTGTAGTCAGCGTAGTCGTTTTGAACGTCCAATACGTCCATTTACATTAAGAGCAAGTACAGGATTGATCATCGGATCAAAAACAGAAATACAACGCGTAAGTGATCGCTATCAGTTACCATCCCAGAAGTTAATGCAAATCTTTAATCCAATGGATGTAACAACATGGCATCCTATGGATCGAAAGCAAGCACGAAAAATGTTAGGTATTTCAGATCATGCTCGTGTAGCTATCTCTCATGGTCGTATAGACATTATCCACAAAGGCTTAGATATTTTACTGGAGGCCTGGAAACAAATTTGTAGTGAGCTTCCGAATCAAGAATTATGTTTGCTTTTAGTAGGTTCAGGTAGTGATGTACAGGAATTAGATCAATGTATAGCCTCTATGCAAATAACAAATATTTTGTGGGTAAATGAATATATTCGCGATCGCACTCTGCTTTGGCAATATATCTCGGCGGCAGATGTTTATGTTCTCTCATCTCGATATGAGGGCTTTCCTGTGGCACCTATTGAGGCGATGACTTGCAAATTACCTGTAGTCGCAACTGATGTTAATGGCATACGGGATATTTTTAACGAAGGTGAAGCTTCAGGCGGAATAATAGTACCATGTGAAGATGCCACTGCTTTAGCTGCTGCATTAGGTCGGATTTTAGATGATACATCTCTTGGACATGAATTAGGAAAACGGGGTCGCCACAGAGCAGAACAAGCTTTTTCATTTGAAGCGATCGGCAAGCAAATGCGTAATTTTATTTTTAAAAACGAAGCTGACAAATAA